The Burkholderia cepacia genomic interval AACGGTCGGCACGATTTCGAATCTGAATCTTCGAGACTGCGCAGTCCGTTCACACACCAGGCCGACAATCCAGATCGGCATACCTGAACGACATCGCCGCCGAATGGCGGAACAGGCGGATCCCATGTCCCGCCGTCGTCGACACAACAATCACATTCGGGGCGATACCCGGCCGGCGCGCATCCATTTCTGACGCTTGACCCTGTGTCGCTGGCGGTCGCTTCCAAAGGAGAAGTCACCACGATGAAGTCGGCGTTTTCATTCCTGCCCAACTGGCCGCTCACGCCGGATGCCGTGTTCTGGGCCGGGCTCGCGCTGTTCGCGGCCGGCCTGTGTGGCGAACTGTGCTATCGCGCATGGCGGCTGCCGCGCATCACCGGTTATGCGGTGATCGGTCTCATCGCCGGATCGTTCGGATTCGGCGTGATCGATGCCAGCACCGACGAAACCTCGCGGCTGCTGATCGACGTCGCGCTCGGCCTGCTGCTGTTCGAGCTCGGCAGCCGTCTCGACCTGCGCTGGATCCGGCGCAATCCGTGGCTCGTCGCGTCGAGCCTCGCCGAAGCCACGCTGACGTTCGTGCTGGTGCTGTTCGTGATGCTGGCGCTCGGTGTGTCGGGGATGGTCGCGCTCGTGCTGTCGGCGATCGCGATCGCGACGTCGCCATCGATGGTGATCCAGCTGAAGACCGAACTGCGCGCGGAGGGGCAGGTGTCGCAACGCCTCATCACGCTCACCGCGCTCAACAGCGTCTATGCGATCGTGCTGACCAAGCTCGTGACGAGCTGGCTCCACCAGGAAGCGTACGGCAACGTTTTCGCGACGATCCTGCAGCCGCTCTACCTGCTCGCCGGGTCGTTCATCGTCGCGTATCTCGTCGCGCGTTCGTGCAATTTCCTGTTCCGTCACATGACGTCGACGATGCGCGACGAGCATTCGTTCGTCGCGCTGTTCGGGCTCGTGATGCTCGCGATCGCGGTGGCCCAGGCACTGAAGCTGTCGACGCTGCTCACGCTGCTGCTCGCCGGCATCATCGTGAAGAACCTCGAGGCGCGTCCGCAGCTGTGGCCCGAGCATTTCGGCACGGCCGGCTGGCTGCTGACGGTGATCCTGTTCGTGCTCACGCTCACGTCGTTCACGTGGGGCGACATCGCGCTCGGCGGGTTGCTCGCGATCGTGCTGATCGTTACGCGGCTCGTCGCGAAGCTGGCCGGTGTCGTCGCGTTCGCGAAGCCGAGCGGCATCGGGATGAAGCAGGGCATCGCGCTCGGCATCGCGCTCACGCCGATGTCCGCGCTGTCGTACCTGCTCGTCGACGACACCTACCAGCTCTATCCGAATTTCGACCCGCACCTGCGCGCGATCGTGATGTGCACGATCGTGATCC includes:
- a CDS encoding cation:proton antiporter — encoded protein: MKSAFSFLPNWPLTPDAVFWAGLALFAAGLCGELCYRAWRLPRITGYAVIGLIAGSFGFGVIDASTDETSRLLIDVALGLLLFELGSRLDLRWIRRNPWLVASSLAEATLTFVLVLFVMLALGVSGMVALVLSAIAIATSPSMVIQLKTELRAEGQVSQRLITLTALNSVYAIVLTKLVTSWLHQEAYGNVFATILQPLYLLAGSFIVAYLVARSCNFLFRHMTSTMRDEHSFVALFGLVMLAIAVAQALKLSTLLTLLLAGIIVKNLEARPQLWPEHFGTAGWLLTVILFVLTLTSFTWGDIALGGLLAIVLIVTRLVAKLAGVVAFAKPSGIGMKQGIALGIALTPMSALSYLLVDDTYQLYPNFDPHLRAIVMCTIVILQLVSPFIVYRCLSAVGERSDSN